The proteins below are encoded in one region of Plutella xylostella chromosome 13, ilPluXylo3.1, whole genome shotgun sequence:
- the LOC105385233 gene encoding uncharacterized protein LOC105385233 isoform X1: MDESITKEKEMDSDSKVFSSDIQRGKEDTANNLYELIKLVPATPSTITISDDLDSCNFKPVTGKFFEPKKRIRGSKVKTVRDIRIAYERDVNDYLTDDLIKQESFLLKRIRYGSSRLDNTIKIATNLLHGDQPISRSAWQMLANMNPDKNNNAVQFVLWNGQKIRVTGSKGGERKFLCSYDLGKRKCSNHKTIMKAKKMRLSLLKKSLATNFKPGPLSRKKQLDCSYQKKNIGFTKTVKLPKIGLDVEPMLGVSVEPTIANILNTIRDDEAGNLTATWASFSLSTLGSFKNKELIQINCEPITFDLNFKNNQNQILMRCDVENRAECIGSPVYDQPYHVVEERNVCKIVNDIVGDMLRSVEISLSENELYAKDEEESQNHSEDQAFLKFDLSKDKPKKKRSELDKLDVTVIRVSELTESENVDKFCKKSYCQMGCVCLSLLGQHCIKNHCGRADCMFKCSCDFSKYNPLTSLDGNATDLIPGLLNLDSKINSGLAKEEKKFHQTVVVTEQRSILLKSQRRNSKTPKRYAEYFDSVDKKSIDMKKILTVSALRLDCKNVEVWCMIHNLYNCFCKGRFIESIKPDPVSLKETDTLEKVTREKYISKEGSYDSVDELDVSSVDSNDTKYNKDYDERLNTRNKVSHSQEYKWKSSCARIRKFGGKRFVDAYYTEMNKKVKLMEENDQSLHQKMMIHFKAALNKSSNDTSGDVQEISSEPDEPTPAKQAPRMKFTCDTAKHFPNKTKLIGWLEANYKHYKQRIESGNKNIPLEAPKPGKISLYPWEVILERYRMKKNYFVVTMEEPHRIFMAVDLSHPFFNNCININSIPFEDLKKYPMTVSNILHDVDEMKDNFYILCGLPACWELIGSVTKLKEKNDLNQSDSSLNSEVMSSNEVDSPKEETEKTKNEPNSESSSECKWFAMIVEYDFTEIQFQERGFFVKYDNIIKAINVAQVTGKTVRLSSQKKTSEEEYPQFGIYAIPYSNDKRVYIGPYEVDDQLGIEIVERNSSQPMRYSRGVWIYKEKTENSNIIDDPLVCMPDIDNGPIVYLSKNNAPLKKVCPPPAEKEVKNEDKTEQPAPPLAPLSTTVKVLKPIKINKTNGFYRLQSNSSLLKSPIKRVTIMNTAAHMQSPAIIMPTPIIQDTFSLVEPTAVGKVGIPRLTKIKPVAEIAPQQKSAATVSKKATAPRGMLILRPEEINNRLSRSLSNSEVKVEEPAPQPENAMDMDIENFLATSDVCPAPHVLVVSDDEEPAPRPPRDVYIQCLNVPNLGWIKGKKDNEDKLSFEFPGFKYTNYYEEEEAFAKINQVMSRKVYIVKNLVLNWQVVESVKDLLTKDMLKTENLGSDFVLTGSGLRHKRDLLKGGPFKAPAPANKPTPMDVDTDDV; this comes from the exons ATGGATGAAAGCATaacaaaa GAGAAAGAAATGGATTCCGATTCGAAAGTTTTTTCATCTGATATACAAAGAGGTAAAGAAGACACAGCAAATAATCTATACGAATTGATCAAATTAGTTCCAGCAACACCGTCAACGATAACGATCTCAGATGATCTTGACTCTTGTAATTTTAAACCTGTAACTGGTAAGTTTTTTGAGCCCAAAAAAAGAATTAGAGGAAGTAAAGTTAAAACTGTTAGAGATATTCGTATTGCTTACGAGAGAGACGTAAATGATTACTTGACtgatgatttaattaaacaagaaTCATTTTTACTCAAAAGAATACGATATGGATCATCAAGGCTAGATAACACAATAAAGATTGCAACCAATTTACTGCACGGAGATCAACCTATATCTCGATCAGCATGGCAAATGTTGGCAAACATGAATCCCGACAAGAACAATAATGCAGTTCAGTTTGTTCTATGGAACGGTCAAAAAATTCGTGTAACTGGAAGCAAAGGTGGCGAAAGAAAGTTTCTCTGTAGCTATGACTTGGGCAAAAGAAAATGTTCAAACCACAAAACAATAATGAAAGCAAAAAAAATGCGGCTAAGTTTGCTGAAAAAATCACTAGCAACTAACTTTAAACCGGGTCCCTTATCAAGAAAAAAACAGTTGGATTGTTCCTACCAGAAAAAGAATATCGGTTTCACTAAGACTGTAAAATTACCAAAGATCGGCCTTGATGTAGAGCCGATGTTAGGGGTGTCCGTAGAGCCTACTATTGCAAACATTTTAAACACTATTCGAGATGATGAAGCCGGAAACCTGACTGCAACGTGGGCCTCGTTTTCCTTATCAACTCTTggaagttttaaaaataaggaacttattcaaataaattgcGAACCAATTACTTTTgacttaaattttaaaaacaatcagAATCaaattttgatgcgctgtgaTGTAGAAAATAGAGCAGAGTGCATTGGTTCCCCAGTATACGATCAACCGTACCATGTAGTTGAAGAACGTAACGTTTGCAAAATAGTTAATGATATAGTTGGGGATATGTTAAGATCAGTTGAAATAAGTTTATCTGAAAATGAATTGTACGCTAAAGACGAGGAAGAGAGTCAGAATCATTCTGAAGATCAAGCATTTCTAAAATTCGATCTGTCGAAAGATAAACCAAAGAAAAAAAGGAGTGAATTAGATAAACTTGATGTTACAGTTATAAGAGTTTCCGAGCTCACTGAAAGTGAGAATGTTGAtaagttttgtaaaaaatctTATTGCCAAATGGGTTGTGTTTGTTTATCACTACTTGGCCAACATTGCATAAAAAACCATTGCGGTCGGGCTGATTGCATGTTTAAGTGTAGTTGTGACTTTTCTAAATACAATCCATTAACTAGTTTAGATGGAAATGCTACGGATCTGATCCCGGGTTTGTTGAACCTAGACAGTAAAATAAATTCCGGTCTGGCCAAAGAAGAAAAGAAATTTCATCAGACTGTTGTGGTTACAGAACAAAGAAGTATTTTACTGAAATCTCAAAGAAGAAATTCTAAAACACCTAAGAGATATGCTGAATATTTCGATTCCGTTGATAAAAAAAGCATtgatatgaaaaaaatattgactgTGTCCGCTTTAAGATTAGATTGCAAAAACGTTGAAGTTTGGTGCATGATTCATAATCTTTACAATTGTTTTTGCAAGGGTAGATTTATTGAAAGTATAAAACCAGATCCAGTGAGCTTGAAAGAGACAGATACTTTAGAAAAAGTTACCAGAGAGAAGTATATCTCTAAGGAGGGATCCTATGATTCTGTTGATGAATTAGATGTAAGTTCGGTGGATAGTAATGACacaaaatataacaaagaTTATGATGAGAGACTGAATACTAGAAACAAAGTATCACATTCACAGGAATACAAATGGAAATCTTCATGCGCAAGAATAAGAAAATTTGGTGGCAAACGCTTTGTTGACGCATACTACActgaaatgaataaaaaagtaaagCTTATGGAAGAAAATGACCAAAGTCTTCATCAAAAGATGATGATCCATTTCAAAGCTGCATTAAATAAAAGTTCTAATGATACGTCTGGAGATGTACAAGAAATAAGCAGTGAACCTGATGAGCCAACGCCAGCAAAGCAAGCTCCTCGTATGAAATTCACGTGTGATACCGCAAAGCATTTCCCGAACAAAACAAAGCTGATTGGATGGCTGGAAGCAAATTACAAACATTATAAACAACGAATAGAAAGTGGAAATAAGAACATACCCTTAGAAGCACCTAAACCAGGAAAAATTTCACTGTACCCTTGGGAAGTTATTTTAGAAAGATATAGGATGAAAAAGAATTACTTTGTGGTGACAATGGAAGAACCGCATCGAATTTTTATGGCTGTAGACTTATCTCATCCATTTTTTAACAACTGCATTAACATCAATTCGATTCCATTTGAGGATCTTAAAAAGTACCCTATGacagtttcaaatattttacacgACGTAGATGAAATGAAAGATAACTTCTACATTTTATGTGGATTGCCTGCATGTTGGGAACTGATCGGATCTGTGACAAAATTAAAAGAGAAAAATGATTTGAATCAATCTGACAGTAGTTTAAACAGTGAAGTAATGAGTTCCAACGAAGTGGACAGTCCTAAAGAGGAAActgaaaaaactaaaaatgagCCGAATTCGGAGTCTTCTAGCGAATGCAAGTGGTTCGCGATGATTGTGGAATATGATTTCACTGAAATACAGTTTCAAGAACGTGGTTTCTTTGTTAAATATGATAATATCATAAAAGCTATTAATGTTGCTCAAGTGACTGGGAAGACAGTAAGACTTTCATCACAAAAGAAGACTTCAGAAGAAGAATACCCGCAATTTGGAATCTATGCAATTCCATATTCCAATGACAAGCGTGTATACATAGGTCCATATGAAGTAGATGACCAATTAGGTATTGAAATTGTTGAAAGAAACTCCAGTCAACCAATGAGATATTCTAGGGGAGTCTGGATATACAAagaaaaaactgaaaattcAAACATTATAGATGATCCTTTAGTTTGCATGCCGGATATAGATAATGGCCCAATAGTCTATTTGAGCAAAAATAATGCacctttaaaaaaagtatgtCCACCTCCGGCTGAAAAAGAAGTGAAAAATGAGGATAAAACTGAACAACCGGCTCCACCATTAGCACCCCTCTCCACAACAGTTAAAGTTCTGAAGCCAAtcaaaattaacaaaacaaatgGGTTCTATCGATTACAGTCGAACTCTTCGTTGCTCAAATCACCAATTAAAAGAGTTACTATCATGAATACGGCGGCGCACATGCAGTCTCCAGCAATCATCATGCCTACCCCTATAATACAAGACACGTTTTCACTAGTGGAACCCACGGCAGTGGGAAAGGTTGGCATACCGAGGCTGacgaaaataaaaccagttgcaGAAATTGCTCCTCAACAGAAATCCGCTGCGACGGTCTCAAAGAAAGCAACAGCGCCGAGAGGAATGCTGATATTAAGGCCGGAGGAAATAAACAACAGGCTGAGCCGGTCGCTGTCGAACTCGGAGGTGAAAGTGGAGGAGCCAGCGCCGCAGCCGGAGAACGCAATGGACATGGATATAGAGAACTTCCTGGCCACGTCGGACGTGTGCCCGGCGCCTCACGTGCTGGTGGTGTCGGACGACGAggagcccgcgccgcgcccgccgcgcgaCGTCTACATCCAGTGCCTCAACGTGCCCAACCTCGGCTGGATCAAGGGCAAGAAGGACAACGAAGACAAACTGAGCTTCGAGTTCCCCGGATTTAAATACACCAATTATTACGAGGAGGAAGAGGCGTTCGCTAAAATCAAcca GGTTATGTCCAGAAAAGTATACATAGTGAAAAACCTGGTACTGAACTGGCAAGTGGTGGAAAGTGTGAAAGATCTGCTCACCAAAGACATGTTGAAGACTGAAAATCTCGGGTCAGATTTT GTGCTGACGGGCTCCGGCCTCCGACACAAGCGGGACTTGCTGAAGGGAGGCCCCTTTAAGGCTCCCGCGCCGGCCAACAAACCCACTCCCATGGATGTCGACACCGACGATGTCTGA